In Gigantopelta aegis isolate Gae_Host chromosome 6, Gae_host_genome, whole genome shotgun sequence, the following are encoded in one genomic region:
- the LOC121376214 gene encoding zinc finger MYM-type protein 1-like → MDIKKFFTAIPRHAQTLLRVGTTPDSNVEVVGEDVKEKTEKRVTSQTRLPILPPVPYQPRDVNCMPVQRLAKRTLCFQRAWFDSFPWLHFDANVSGVLCFTCAKAACMDLAGMARCSEDTFVSKGFCNWKKAIEKFKIHEKTSAHMISHSNLKFRSSNNDVDAQLSTHHLEEQTKARNALLKIVTTVQYLAQQGLAIRGKESSDGNFMKLLELRSNDDVVLQRWLTRTTSYTSVAVQNELLKIMAHMVLRNICKNVGLFAVIVDGTQDIQGVEQEAICVRYIDDAYDVHEDFIGLYSVSETTGASLSSMLQDALLRLNLPITHLRAKTYDGASNMSGKYQGCQALIKKVQPLANYTHCGAHITHLICAKAIESAPFLRDALNVVQELGGFYNSSGKFKNLYLDLQVMDDSPSPSRLKPLCPTRWLSRGIAVRAVLSNYAHVLEALNEASSTFGSSTAARANGIHSLLSTAKCVLGLVASLPVIECLEKFNTVLQGAETTVDGMLAAASVVSKNLLLYRRDINMEFHAIFETATDKIRELNIEPISLPRTRKIPRRYNDGEKSHTHTSSEEFFRVQYVAAVDSAVANIDAFFTSTDLTSYKQLSDMLTTGVVDEDVVSRYPELSESLQQELTFFCRQYEHSSVDNVRITFRSMVPEVRKLFPQVSTLLRLLLVSPASSCSAERSFSALRRVKTWLRSTMTQQRLNHMMVCHVHRNRLAECTARDIAIEFVDGSSDTRRSVFGKFLTIKDLLEYHQWHHCFYSCSLFVLELRNLTNKVILYLYTICSV, encoded by the coding sequence ATGGACATTAAAAAGTTCTTCACTGCCATACCACGCCATGCCCAGACTCTGTTGCGAGTAGGGACGACACCGGATTCAAATGTCGAAGTTGTTGGTGAAgatgttaaagaaaaaacagagaaaagaGTCACTTCTCAGACACGGTTGCCCATCTTACCGCCAGTGCCGTACCAGCCACGGGACGTCAACTGCATGCCGGTGCAACGGCTCGCTAAACGAACGCTATGTTTTCAGCGCGCGTGGTTCGATAGCTTTCCATGGCTCCACTTTGACGCTAACGTTAGCGGAGTACTCTGCTTTACTTGTGCTAAAGCAGCATGCATGGACTTGGCCGGCATGGCGCGGTGTTCAGAGGACACATTTGTTTCCAAGGGATTTTGCAACTGGAAGAAGGCAATTGAGAAATTCAAAATCCACGAAAAGACATCTGCACATATGATTTCTCATAGCAACCTGAAATTCCGGTCTTCCAACAACGACGTTGACGCACAGTTAAGTACGCACCATCTTGAAGAACAAACGAAGGCGCGCAACGCTCTGCTGAAGATTGTGACGACCGTCCAGTATCTAGCGCAGCAAGGACTGGCAATACGCGGCAAAGAGTCAAGCGACGGTAACTTCATGAAGTTGTTAGAGCTGCGGAGCAACGATGACGTCGTGTTACAGAGATGGTTGACACGCACAACTTCATACACAAGCGTTGCCGTGCAAAACGAACTGTTAAAAATCATGGCACACATGGTGCTGCGAAATATTTGCAAGAACGTGGGCCTTTTTGCAGTCATTGTCGACGGAACCCAAGACATCCAAGGCGTTGAACAGGAGGCAATATGCGTGCGATATATAGACGACGCTTACGACGTTCACGAGGACTTTATCGGTCTGTACAGCGTATCTGAGACGACTGGTGCCAGCCTCAGCAGTATGCTGCAAGACGCGTTGCTCAGACTCAACCTCCCAATCACGCATCTGAGAGCGAAAACGTATGACGGAGCCAGCAATATGTCGGGCAAATACCAAGGCTGCCAAGCACTGATAAAGAAAGTACAACCACTGGCAAACTACACGCATTGCGGTGCACACATCACGCACCTCATCTGTGCGAAGGCCATCGAGAGTGCACCGTTCCTTCGCGATGCTCTTAACGTGGTGCAGGAACTGGGCGGCTTCTACAACTCATCaggcaaatttaaaaatttgtacCTCGATCTGCAAGTTATGGATGATAGCCCCTCCCCTTCACGCCTGAAGCCGCTTTGTCCAACACGCTGGCTGTCACGTGGGATTGCCGTTAGAGCCGTCCTTAGCAACTACGCACACGTGCTGGAGGCACTGAATGAGGCATCATCTACATTTGGCAGCAGCACAGCAGCGAGGGCTAACGGCATTCACAGCCTCCTGTCTACCGCGAAATGTGTACTTGGTCTGGTTGCATCTCTCCCAGTGATCGAATGCCTCGAAAAATTCAACACAGTGCTACAAGGGGCAGAGACAACTGTTGATGGGATGCTAGCTGCTGCATCTGTTGTTAGCAAGAACCTTCTGTTATATCGGCGCGACATAAACATGGAGTTCCACGCGATTTTTGAGACGGCAACTGATAAAATTCGAGAACTGAACATTGAGCCAATCTCCTTGCCGCGCACTCGGAAAATTCCACGACGATACAATGACGGCGAAAAATCCCACACGCACACCAGCTCAGAGGAGTTCTTCCGTGTGCAGTATGTGGCGGCAGTTGACAGTGCTGTTGCTAACATTGATGCCTTCTTCACCTCTACGGACTTGACCTCATACAAGCAGTTGTCCGACATGCTCACCACCGGTGTCGTAGACGAAGACGTCGTTTCTCGCTACCCCGAACTGTCTGAATCACTGCAGCAGGAGCTGACATTCTTCTGCCGACAGTACGAGCACTCCAGCGTGGACAATGTGCGCATCACATTTCGCAGTATGGTACCAGAAGTTAGAAAGTTGTTTCCGCAAGTGTCAACCCTACTACGTCTCCTTCTGGTATCGCCTGCAAGTTCGTGCTCTGCCGAGCGTTCATTCAGCGCACTTCGCAGGGTGAAAACGTGGCTCCGGAGCACTATGACCCAGCAGCGTCTCAACCACATGATGGTCTGTCATGTGCACAGAAATCGTCTTGCCGAGTGCACTGCACGAGATATCGCAATTGAATTTGTCGATGGATCGAGCGATACACGGCGTAGTGTTTTTGGGAAATTTTTGACCATTAAAGACTTGTTGGAATACCATCAGTGGCAccattgtttttattcatgttCATTATTTGTACTTGAATTAAGAAATTTGACCAATAAAGTTATATTGTATCTATATACCATTTGTTCAGTTTAG